The proteins below are encoded in one region of Tiliqua scincoides isolate rTilSci1 chromosome 7, rTilSci1.hap2, whole genome shotgun sequence:
- the TASOR2 gene encoding protein TASOR 2 isoform X2, translated as MNFLIGELSILGRCAPCVTKILQHCEPKRMSPLNHKSLAECKTKVLYCVWKGQLFIQGQQVCDIALWSPSSGSIPAQLPAKLEIRYVVDVSELRKKLPEAAFGKNTCANDKACNRGILFSLYEVELFSQEEVKVDQLIESLKEKDLALVKYLNDQGILLLLASSTLLKGEDSGRDESSSCLQALFLISSQNTIGLIAKDLNCKPEQHERASEVTLVLPGLHYALGEAAKHPDKEGNPPGSLVEQHIQNFAKFDRDSLPPFDKLDSLPSSFDLFLKRSDLDVVSEKCSPNSLSCLQFYLSDPSNYTLELAAAVAYFEDHSRSPSRGKVCEAERSVGLHSDALPPGVVELVRPQHAAQSNPCSKNCSLKTGQTKVWPLLGNKRKSSRLRANSRKKWPPLKALCNLESCKKRTKIRKKKTSLFISSSKSTRPQTDSDGPTVKLKNLQCPFQGKRGAEVLSAEFVQRPRCELAASEGIEQKKPRLLKHIKDLDADKVTSEDKTNKRRPIKKKSVICSMGVISLESPREADNENNPSDERTVTQDVSQSLRKDEYDSHALNMLADLALSSCNSVLINNGNTPVLPCSPSQERHRLQKGKILHRSSDHEYHRVTKKRKGAPISVQTRPPFLLSSGQPDLSAESLSSSQEKGRLNHSKKRCVRSSLTKSHAVLARQAGDISDSSTPSLISSEHSYASTVLELSKKQLLLKGVHSSLNSKNGVKNTKSVSSLGKVLPFRHQQNICQLHKQFKSYVPLRRSAIMAARPKEDFSKFRKVTCCDETVQVTCQWEAEYLFSLDSKYTNNSLEKTVIRAVHGPWDISTTDDVEEMKLILYMWVALFYSRQVNSPTIRKVVEHSNPAKYVSLNSVVDPLEPLDDYGGSYSLEKCPADSLSEVDQVFSRVEERACPPSEKPLSCNELSSTNCIESEPPLCVEKLSDLSLKDDQVDTTTSNSEATVHFFDKVAGEDSEDIVLDPVISDNHLNESSSNKLIDRCLRSQAHRSQAHRHIDGEIKANQAVNFAEVSQSDTASVPPASPADLADRQAVASSKAAASVENQEIDSRSPYVEERCCCQTSSVGSPNASEEPWLETSAECRDGSCREVGNLTRLSINEEKDIDGENVELESIDLVLSESNDADSEPRDMDLDEENEVLEKSFMTEETEAAAVYDAASPDDSPFTLITSSATVSVHRESPKEGTELHGNQDDSVVSASSSPAPNQRGLVEGFCPLQEDQGENGVDLVSQQVHAVHQTALEEVTEPLRIEDSVVSAKHPIFPNQLDVVEGSYICQEDEGIKLDDSPSWQVSPVHQTTCDEEAELSGNRENVVVSTKPLELPNQITLIEDISQEDMADSAQLQTCELHPVQKSMSTQEESKGNVSIVFAQHVTPSEQLDLVEDVSISKEEEGLHLTETAPLQASESDEVQSIAITGEEQQARQSPELQSGSPDAKEKRSLGLNSLVPEAKPEDDNTGDLSVTQEVGCGGDKLNQITVTLSEDIRSLLSELIDTVSALTVVSEETCSKVNSDLNWRGFVTLECVSPPESDEESCSTDPKLIVNEHLKQNCIFVDQMTDLHATLQGHSTLHESVSSDQANMIERELVQENENVSSISGCMEWTRIGTRSLECSASIAEAPLSKGKNSSVSVMCELGPASYEASTSERDRVREAYAEILPYAPGEHHIVYLSEESDLPRHGDAGESLTLGDSENPFSEWLTKERVQLPVRAMDANMNLEYKFPTAEDDQEPFGNPSHGSPPGSSSYMSLTDSPGAAGANHVCGLNPEEEISKSGNWMYLENKKRVSGAESKQYDWPSTARKGDKSISPAFGIDSDLGQLKYINFSVTKKHKDKTRTFHSSKRCDTFVGESGLINSLSRTWRFWDDPIQSTLDMECLRFHYKLKETLARNNSQLSTSSNICAKYFSPRVRAETLSLKDAAAAAPAPSLPARSRSPLLITIRNPGPRQRISSWYPRSSTDFLEPPPVLAVAQDSVGKAAKCQSQGQEPFSPFCLNKPTHNNKLKDSWGDISVIMDEFVELSKVIKLGDRQTSNKERDLSSTSEGAPAPEKRSSSLPQRMASYESLFTELCHTLHFRLKNVVKEASKTPYMFYLMETDDNPFFGRLKNLLKKEGHTEAEPLHFLKASNPETDSLKVIIRNEDIFPHIHKIPSLLRLKHLPNVTFVGVDSPEDVLDNTCQELFHSGGFVVSDDSVLQAMTVEELKDTVKTLEKLNGRGRWRWLLHYKETKKLREDTRVDSAAHAKDMILRSCQGANIMEVLHYHQCDSKSTQRSEYLKCLLNLQVQHIWRRFAVFLTEKPRANREFLESKGILALDVSTFIVTAQDMAAPFRSGC; from the exons CAAAAGATTTGAACTGCAAACCTGAGCAGCATGAGAGAGCCTCAGAGGTCACTTTAGTTCTGCCAGGACTTCATTACGCACTGGGGGAAGCAGCCAAGCACCCTGATAAAGAGGGGAACCCTCCTGGTTCGCTGGTTGAACAGCACATCCAAAACTTTGCAAAGTTTGACCGGGATTCGCTCCCACCCTTTGACAAACTGGACAGCCTGCCCAGCTCTTTTGACCTGTTCCTGAAGCGGTCTGACCTGGATGTAGTTTCTGAAAAGTGCTCCCCCAACTCTCTTTCTTGCCTGCAATTCTACCTATCGGATCCCAGTAACTATACTTTggaactggcagcagctgtcgCTTATTTTGAAGATCACTCTCGGTCTCCCAGCAGAGGAAAAGTGTGTGAGGCTGAGAGGTCTGTGGGTTTACATTCAGACGCGCTGCCTCCTGGTGTTGTTGAACTGGTCAGGCCTCAGCATGCTGCACAATCAAATCCATGCAGCAAAAACTGTTCCCTGAAAACAGGCCAGACAAAAGTCTGGCCTTTGCTAGGAAATAAGAGGAAATCCAGCAGGCTCAGGGCAAATTCAAGGAAGAAGTGGCCCCCTCTGAAGGCTCTTTGCAATTTGGAGAGCTGCAAAAAGCGGACgaaaatcagaaagaaaaagacaagTCTCTTTATCTCATCCTCCAAAAGTACAAGGCCTCAAACAGATTCTGATGGACCCACCGTTAAGCTAAAAAATCTTCAGTGTCCATTTCAAGGAAAAAGAG GTGCTGAGGTTTTGTCTGCAGAATTTGTGCAGAGACCAAGGTGTGAATTGGCTGCTTCTGAAGGCATTGAACAAAAAAAGCCACGGCTCTTGAAACATATAAAGGACTTGGATGCAGACAAGGTTACAAGTGAGGACAAGACCAACAAGAGGCGGCCAA ttaagAAGAAGAGTGTCATTTGCAGTATGGGTGTAATCTCTTTGGAAAGCCCGAGGGAAGCTGATAATGAGAACAATCCTTCTGATGAAAGAACTGTTACTCAAGATGTTAGTCAGTCTCTCAGAAAGGATGAATATGATTCTCATGCCTTGAACATGTTGGCTGATTTAGCGCTGAGCTCATGTAACTCTGTATTGATCAATAATGGCAACACacctgtcttgccctgcagcccGTCCCAAGAGCGCCATCGCCTGCAGAAAGGGAAAATTTTGCACAGGTCTTCTGATCATGAATATCACAGAGTCACCAAAAAACGAAAGGGTGCTCCCATTTCGGTCCAAACTCGTCCACCTTTCCTTTTGTCTTCTGGGCAACCTGATCTAAGTGCAGAATCTCTTTCTAGCTCACAAGAGAAGGGCCGGTTGAATCACAGCAAAAAGAGGTGTGTAAGATCCAGTTTGACTAAGTCCCACGCAGTGCTTGCAAGGCAGGCTGGAGACATTTCAGATTCAAGCACGCCCTCTCTTATTTCCTCAGAACACTCTTATGCCTCGACTGTACTGGAATTATCAAAGAAACAGCTGCTTTTGAAGGGTGTGCACAGTTCTCTCAACTCTAAGAATGGGGTGAAAAACACCAAATCAGTCTCTTCACTTGGGAAAGTGTTGCCCTTCCGACACCAGCAGAACATTTGCCAGCTACACAAGCAGTTTAAGAGTTATGTCCCATTGAGGCGCTCTGCCATCATGGCCGCACGGCCAAAGGAAGACTTCTCCAAGTTCCGTAAAGTGACCTGTTGTGATGAAACTGTGCAAGTGACTTGTCAGTGGGAAGCGGAATATCTCTTCAGTCTAGACAGCAAATACACAAATAATTCTTTAGAGAAAACTGTAATTCGGGCTGTACATGG ACCCTGGGATATTAGTACGACTGATGATGTGGAAGAAATGAAGCTCATACTCTATATGTGGGTAGCTCTGTTTTACAGCAGGCAAGTCAATTCTCCTACCATAAGGAAAGTGGTTGAACACAGTAACCCTGCCAAATACGTCTCACTGAACAGTGTTGTAGATCCTTTGGAACCATTGGATGACTATGGAGGATCCTACAGTTTGGAGAAGTGCCCTGCAGACTCACTTTCAGAAGTTGACCAAGTGTTCAGCAGAGTTGAAGAGAGAGCATGTCCTCCCTCTGAGAAGCCACTTTCTTGTAATGAACTGTCCTCTACCAACTGCATAGAGAGTGAGCCTCCCCTTTGCGTTGAGAAACTGAGTGACCTGTCTTTGAAAGATGACCAAGTCGACACGACTACCAGCAACTCTGAGGCTACTGTTCATTTCTTTGATAAG GTGGCTGGAGAGGACTCTGAAGACATCGTGCTTGATCCTGTCATCTCTGACAATCACCTGAATGAAAGTTCTTCAAATAAGCTCATTGATAGGTGCTTAAGGTCCCAGGCACATAGGTCCCAGGCACATAGGCACATTGATGGGGAGATAAAAGCAAATCAAGCTGTTAATTTTGCTGAAGTTTCTCAGAGTGACACAGCATCTGTGCCTCCTGCATCTCCAGCAGATTTAGCAGACAGACAAGCTGTAGCCAGCAGCAAGGCTGCAGCTTCTGTGGAGAATCAGGAAATAGACAGCAGATCTCCTTATGTAGAGGAGAGGTGTTGCTGCCAGACAAGCAGTGTTGGATCACCAAATGCTTCTGAAGAGCCATGGTTGGAAACAAGTGCTGAGTGCAGGGATGGTTCATGCAGAGAAGTAGGGAACTTGACACGTCTCTCCATAAATGAAGAGAAGGATATAGATGGAGAAAATGTGGAACTGGAATCAATTGACCTTGTTCTTTCTGAGAGCAATGATGCTGACTCAGAACCCCGAGACATGGACCTGGATGAAGAGAATGAAGTACTTGAgaaaagcttcatgactgaagaGACAGAAGCAGCTGCTGTGTATGATGCAGCATCACCCGATGACAGTCCATTCACTTTAATAACATCATCAGCTACAGTTTCTGTGCATCGGGAATCTCCGAAAGAAGGAACAGAATTGCATGGGAACCAAGATGATTCTGTAGTTTCAGCGTCAAGTTCCCCAGCTCCAAACCAAAGAGGTTTGGTTGAAGGTTTCTGCCCTTTGCAGGAAGACCAAGGAGAGAATGGAGTTGATTTGGTTTCCCAGCAAGTTCATGCTGTTCATCAAACAGCTCTTGAGGAAGTCACTGAACCACTACGAATTGAGGACTCTGTTGTATCAGCCAAACATCCAATATTTCCAAATCAACTTGATGTGGTTGAAGGCTCCTACATTTGCCAGGAAGATGAAGGAATCAAGTTGGATGATTCACCTTCATGGCAGGTTAGTCCAGTCCATCAGACAACTTGTGATGAAGAAGCAGAGTTGTCAGGAAACCGGGAAAATGTTGTGGTATCAACCAAACCACTTGAATTGCCAAATCAAATCACTTTAATTGAAGACATTTCCCAGGAAGATATGGCTGATTCAGCTCAGCTGCAAACTTGTGAACTGCACCCAGTACAAAAGAGTATGTCAACTCAAGAGGAATCAAAAGGGAACGTCTCCATTGTATTTGCCCAACATGTTACACCTTCAGAACAGCTGGATTTGGTTGAAGATGTATCCATTTCCAAAGAAGAGGAAGGACTCCACCTGACTGAGACAGCACCATTGCAGGCTAGTGAATCAGATGAAGTGCAAAGCATTGCAATCACTGGAGAGGAACAGCAAGCCAGACAGTCACCAGAATTGCAGAGTGGCTCTCCAGACGCAAAAGAAAAACGGAGCTTGGGGTTGAATAGTCTAGTGCCTGAAGCAAAACCTGAAGATGATAATACTGGAGATTTGTCTGTTACTCAAGAAGTTGGATGTGGTGGTGATAAACTAAACCAGATTACAGTTACTTTATCTGAAGATATTAGATCCTTGCTTAGTGAGTTGATAGACACAGTGAGTGCCTTAACAGTGGTGAGTGAAGAAACCTGTTCTAAAGTAAATTCAGACTTAAACTGGAGGGGTTTTGTTACCCTAGAGTGTGTCTCCCCTCCTGAGAGTGATGAAGAGAGTTGTTCAACTGACCCCAAACTGATAGTAAATGAGCATCTCAAACAAAATTGCATCTTTGTTGACCAAATGACAGACTTGCATGCCACTTTACAAGGTCATTCAACACTGCATGAAAGTGTGAGTTCTGATCAAGCAAATATGATTGAAAGAGAGTTGGTTCAGGAGAATGAAAATGTCTCATCCATCTCTGGTTGCATGGAGTGGACAAGAATAGGCACAAGAAGTCTGGAGTGTTCAGCTTCCATTGCTGAAGCACCCTTGTCAAAGGGCAAGAATTCCTCTGTTTCTGTAATGTGTGAACTAGGACCTGCTAGCTATGAGGCATCCACTTCAGAGAGAGACCGGGTTAGGGAAGCATATGCAGAAATCTTGCCCTATGCGCCAGGAGAACATCATATTGTATATTTATCAGAAGAATCTGATCTGCCTAGGCATGGAGATGCAGGAGAAAGTCTCACACTGGGGGATTCTGAAAATCCTTTCAGTGAATGGTTGACAAAGGAAAGAGTGCAGTTGCCTGTCAGAGCTATGGATGCCAACATGAATTTGGAATACAAGTTCCCTACTGCAGAGGATGACCAAGAACCTTTTGGAAATCCCTCTCATGGAAGCCCACCTGGGAGTTCTTCTTATATGAGCCTGACTGATTCACCAGGAGCTGCTGGAGCTAACCATGTTTGTGGCTTGAACCCTGAGGAAGAGATCAGTAAGAGTGGCAATTGGATGTACTTAGAAAATAAGAAGAGGGTGTCAGGTGCTGAGTCTAAGCAATATGACTGGCCTTCTACAGCTAGGAAAGGTGATAAATCCATATCACCAGCTTTTGGTATTGACAGTGACTTGGGGCAACTAAAGTATATAAACTTTTCTGTAACCAAGAAGCACAAAGACAAAACTAGGACATTTCACTCTTCCAAGAGATGTGACACTTTTGTGGGAGAGTCAGGATTAATAAACTCCTTGAGCAGGACTTGGAGATTTTGGGATGACCCCATCCAAAGCACTTTGGATATGGAATGTTTGCGTTTTCATTATAAGCTAAAAGAAACCCTAGCAAGGAACAACTCACAACTTTCTACCTCCAGCAATATCTGTGCAAAATACTTTTCACCTCGAGTAAGAGCAGAAACATTATCCTTgaaagatgcagcagcagctgctcctgCTCCAAGTTTGCCAGCCAGGAGCCGAAGTCCACTCTTGATAACAATTAGAAATCCAGGCCCAAGGCAGAGGATTTCAAGTTGGTACCCAAGAAGCAGCACAGACTTCCTGGAGCCCCCTCCTGTTCTTGCAGTGGCACAAGACTCAGTTGGCAAAGCAGCCAAATGTCAAAGTCAAGGACAGGAGCCATTTTCACCTTTCTGTCTGAACAAGCCAACTCACAATAATAAGCTAAAAGATTCCTGGGGAGATATTTCAGTTATTATGGACGAGTTTGTTGAGTTAAGCAAGGTGATAAAATTGGGCGACAGGCAAACAAGTAACAAAGAGAGAGATCTAAGTTCTACCTCAGAAGGTGCTCCAGCTCCTGAGAAAAGATCCTCATCCTTACCTCAAAGGATGGCCTCCTATGAGTCTCTCTTCACAGAACTCTGCCACACACTACATTTCAGGCTTAAAAATGTTGTCAAAGAGGCCTCCAAAACCCCCTACATGTTTTACCTGATGGAAACCGATGACAACCCTTTCTTTGGTAGACTAAAG AACTTGCTGAAAAAAGAGGGTCACACTGAAGCAGAGCCCCTGCATTTCTTGAAGGCGAGCAATCCAGAGACAGACAGTCTGAAGGTCATCATTAGAAATGAGGACATCTTTCCACACATTCATAAA ATCCCTTCCTTGCTGAGGCTGAAGCACCTTCCCAATGTGACATTTGTGGGGGTAGACAGCCCTGAAGATGTCCTGGACAACACCTGCCAGGAGCTGTTTCACAGTGGAGGTTTTGTGGTATCCGATGACAGCGTGCTCCAGGCCATGACAGTAG AGGAACTGAAGGACACTGTCAAAACCTTGGAGAAGCTCAATGGTCGGGGAAGATGGAGGTGGCTCCTTCACTACAAAGAGACTAAAAAACTCCGCGAAGACACAAG GGTGGATTCTGCTGCTCACGCCAAGGACATGATCCTGAGATCCTGCCAGGGGGCAAATATAATGGAAGTTCTTCACTACCATCAATGTGACTCCAAGTCCACCCAACGATCTGAGTATCTGAAGTGCTTGTTGAATCTGCAGGTTCAGCACATTTGGCGGAGATTTGCTGTGTTTCTCACAG AAAAGCCCAGAGCTAACAGAGAGTTCTTGGAGAGCAAGGGAATCCTGGCCCTGGATGTCAGTACCTTCATTGTGACTGCTCAAGACATGGCTGCCCCATTTAGAAGTGGCTGTTG A